The Ziziphus jujuba cultivar Dongzao chromosome 5, ASM3175591v1 genome segment CTTTAGTGTAGAATAATGAGTTGTGAAAAGTTCTATTAACTGGAAAGCCCTTTTCATTCAGAAtatttgagatatatatatagcgaAGGTCTGTTTTGAGTCTGAATGAGAAGCAATCTGATCAATGGGAGGATATTTAATAGAAGTAGAAATACAAAGCACCATGGCTGAAGCTAGTAACTAGGGACCTGAATGACTTTTTTGGAAATGTTTGCCCCAGTGATATTATAGGTGTGAAGTTTTTATGGTGTATAAAATTCTTTAGGTCTTTTTGGAATGATAGAATGTGGCTATTTTGAGTGAATCACCTTAGTTGAAACACTGTCATGAAATTAGTTGGAAAGAGAATTGTTTTTAATGATTAGTCCCAGTAGGGATGGATTAGGATGCACCTAGACCACTATGAACTCTGATTATAAATGTCAATTCAGAGGCTTGATATACTAGGAACTTttattgcttcttcttctttttcatttttttttttttttttttttttgaagctaaaatatatattgtggCAACCAGAAGTCTATATTTGCAGTCTTTTAATATGAACCTTAGTGTCTGCTAGGCTGGTTTCAAGATACGCTTTAATAATTAGAATTTGTAGATGCATAACCTTGCATTTAAACTGCTGTGGATCCAAACAGACAATAGCTTGAAACTtagttatactttttttttcctttttcttccccACGCCACCacacaccaccaccaccacccccccacaaaaaaaaaaaaaacaaattggtaTAAGTATTAGATATGACAGATGAATATTATGATTTCATAACCATAACAGACAGATTTTTTCAGGTCAAGGATTTGGAAGTGGAAGTTGAAACTGTTCGACAGAAAAGTAAAGAAAACCTTCAGCAAGCTATATTGGTTGAGAGAGAAAGATTTACTCAAATGCAGTGGGATATGGAAGAACTTCGTCGGAAATCTTTGGAAATGGAGTTAAAATTAAAGTCCAAGTCTGAGAAGGTTCATAATGTTTTGTCTTATTTATCTTGCATTATCACTTCCCAAGATAAACTTAAATGATTCGAATAATCATATATGATACCAGGAAGAGAAATCATATACAGAATCAATGATGAATTCAACCGTTGAGGAGAAAGACATGTTGCTGCAGGAATTAGATTCTTCAAAAGATCAGCTTGAGAATTTGTTGAGGCAATACGAAGAGCTAGAAGCAAAATCAAGAGCAGATCGAAAAGTCCTTGTTAAAGAAGTTAAATCTCTTCGAAACTCCCAAACAAAATTGGAGCACGAGCTCGATAAATCACAGAAGGAAAAATTTGAAGCTGAGGTAGTTTGATGTTCTTCTAGATTAATTCTCCTTGTTTCTTTCTAAATCAAGTTGTGTATTTTCTACAGAAGTCAATATATTTTAGTAGCTTTGCTCTCTTTTATTGTCCCTGTTTGTTAAAATTATTGTAAAGTTATCATAAAGCATCAAAAGCTTAAGTTGTTAAGAAGTAGGTCTAACTATGTGTATCAAACCAACACAATAGACAGGTAGTACTCACCCTCGTGTGTAGGCCCGTTCCAATAGTAAGACAGAAATTAGTTCTTacacaaaataacataaatggGGTTGGCAGAATTTAAACACGAGTGATAGGATAATTTGGCTCTATATTAAAGTTGGAGCTGTTAACAAGCAGCCTCAACTATGTAGTTCAAGCCAAGCTATGTTTAAGTTAAGTCTTTCGTGTCtctgttttctctctcttccttatGCCCTGTAAACATTATATACTCTTTGGTGAGCATAGTGGATTCAGAAGAAGAAAGGGAACCATAAATAGCGAACTTCCTGGATTTTTTCACTCTAAACGCTTCTAAACACTAGATTATCATTCTGTCCAAAAGCTTAAAAGCGTTTGGAAGAATGCTTAATTCTTCATATCAAAATTTACGCAGAACACAGTAAGAGATAATGTACAGATGAATCTAGTGTAgagtaaataaaatagaataagccttgatctttaaatttgaatttgaatgttttgttttgctagaaactcctccaacaGGCAAAGCAAAATAGCAGCCAGGCTGAAACAGCTAGGAAAAAGCTGTTGCATGAATGCAAGCTTCTTCATCATGGGCTACAAGAATGCAATCTCAGTTTTCCTAGTGAAGACGAAGAGAAATCCATTTTCTATTCTTCCTCATTTGCTGATGCTTTAGATTTGTTGGCAACATCTGATGACCGAATTAGCCTCCTGCTTGCAGAGGTACTCTTTTACTGTCCCTTTCATTTATCACCTATTTTAGTGGTACTTCCATTATTCAAACTTGTTTTCAGGTTTATTTGTAGTCAAAACTTGGAGCAATAGAAAAGAGAGATACCACCAATATGAGAAAGAATTATACGCCCTAGATGGATCTTTATGTGTTATAGGAACTTGcgattatattaataaaaaaatatgtgtgGATCTGCAATTATAATTAGTAACCATAAATGCGGAGGTGCAGATGGTGTGGAAATTTGGGATATAttataaaagagaagaaaagtgAAAACAAGAGAAGAAAAGGCCTTAGATCCTTGAAGAATGTAATATATCATCAGTTTGCGGATTAAGCTTTGGATACTTGAAGGTTTGATGCGGACAAAATTTGCCTGCTTCTTAATCCCATGCATTGACAAATATGGATCTTTGTTCCTTATTAGCTTCTCACCAGTGTATAATTGGTTTGCCATCATTTCAAAATCTGTATTTATGATTGACACAGCTTTGTGCTATCAATTCAATTTTTCGTTTGCATGCTCGTTTCTCTTTGTATTCTCTATGACAAACGTTGCTCTTAATATGAACCAGGCTGAGCTCTTGGCTCAAGATAATGGAGCAGCGACTTCTGACCTTGAAGAAGGCTGTGACATGGTCAATGATGCAATCAGAGCTGACGACGAGTTGAGGAAGGTGCTAGCCGATATCATAGTTGACAATGCTAGGTTAAGAAAACAGGTGAACTCTGTCATACGTCATGCTCTTCAAACAGACATGTCTAATAAAGATGAGGAGGCCTTCCCAAGGAAAAATTGTACTAAATGAGGCCTTGGAAAGAGGAAACAGGGATGAATCTAGTTTTTTTCAGTATGGTTGGGACCCTTTTGTTATCCAAACGATTCTGGTCTTGATCATCTTCTGTTTCACAATGTAGATCTCACTAAACAAAAAAAGCTACTTGTAAGTGATTGGTACATGCATACACGAAGTCTTCAGAAAATCTGCCATTTATAACCTGGTGTATTTCTCGTTATCATTTACATAAATAATGGGAAGATATAAGAGAAAGGAAGTAATAAAATTGAATACCAGTGTGATCGACTTTTGCATTCATTTATGTGAATGTTTGATCTTCTCATGG includes the following:
- the LOC107421165 gene encoding PX domain-containing protein EREL1 isoform X3 gives rise to the protein MTKLLSDIDISRSVAVASFLELEAAARSSFQDENQHTSEANSLLSPNNPSLPTIIGGSSVSLDNGSDTAYETSEVGTPRLGRDDNSEIGVEDLTLDEDLTGRIEKLVKYGMSNIDEGLFMGQTILEQLEGLPKNKVHGRHVNNATGKNIYNGNASKSSFLAGSVMELLSESEHNKLIGHARKLSNESVGSDVSSLRGSEMSNYGIPNSSGNGSLDLLGVAEVSSSMESLGNSLLHTSGGSQVVLPLDQRPKMNRVLLTMQRRLVTAKTDMEDLIARLNQEIAVKDYLSTKVKDLEVEVETVRQKSKENLQQAILVERERFTQMQWDMEELRRKSLEMELKLKSKSEKEEKSYTESMMNSTVEEKDMLLQELDSSKDQLENLLRQYEELEAKSRADRKVLVKEVKSLRNSQTKLEHELDKSQKEKFEAEKLLQQAKQNSSQAETARKKLLHECKLLHHGLQECNLSFPSEDEEKSIFYSSSFADALDLLATSDDRISLLLAEAELLAQDNGAATSDLEEGCDMVNDAIRADDELRKVLADIIVDNARLRKQVNSVIRHALQTDMSNKDEEAFPRKNCTK